The DNA region CGTCTTGCATCTTGCAAGGGGATGGATCTGAAGGCGCCTTCTATTCTGTGGCATTGACTCATGATCTGATGCAAGCCGATACCGGAACCAAGATGATCCACATTGGTAAGAACACCAAGTCGACTATTATCTCCAAGGGTATTTCGACTGATAAGTCTTCAAACGCTTATCGTGGTCAGGTGAAAATCATGCCATCGGCTGAAAACGCACGTAACTATTCTCAGTGCGACTCGATGCTGGTGGGTGATAAGTGCTCGGCAAGCACGTTCCCTTATATTGAAGTAAAAAATAAAACTGCGACGATTGAACACGAAGCGACGACTTCACGAATCAGTGAAGATCAGATCTTCTATTTGCAATCCCGCGGTATGGATATGGAGAAAACAATTTCAATGCTGGTGAATGGTTTCTGTAAGGAAGTATTTAAAGAACTTCCTTTGGAATTTGCAGTTGAAGCCGTGAAGTTGATTGAAATGAAATTGGAAAATTCAGTAGGTTAATATGTTGGAAATTAAGAATTTACATGCACGTGTTGAAGAAAAAGAAATCCTAAAAGGCCTGAACCTGACTGTGAAAGCGGGCGAGGTGCACGCGATCATGGGACCAAACGGTTCCGGTAAATCGACTTTGTCCAAGGTTTTGGCGGGTCACCCGGCTTACGAAGTAACCGGTGGCGAAGTAAAATACGAAATCAACTTCATGATGCAAAATCTTTTGGAGCTGGCTCCGGATGAAAGAGCTAAAGAAGGTATCTTCCTGGCGTTCCAATATCCGATCGAAGTTCCGGGCGTTTCCAACTTCACATTCCTGCACACAGCTTTTAACTCTGTATTGCAACACCAAGGTTCCGAGCCAATGCCTGAAGGCGAATTCCGTGAATTCCTGGTGCAAAAATTGAAGCTCGTTTCCATGAAACCTGAATACTTGGATCGTCCAGTGAACACAGGTTTCTCTGGTGGTGAGAAAAAGAAAAATGAAATCCTGCAAATGGCGGTTTTGTCTCCGCGCCTGGCGCTTCTGGATGAAACAGATTCAGGCCTTGATATCGACGCCCTTCGCGTGGTTTCCGACGGCGTAAATAAACTTCGTCGCAAAGATAACGCCATCATCCTGGTGACTCACTATCAGCGTCTTTTGGATTACATTAAGCCTGATTACGTTCACGTACTTCTTGGTGGAAAAATTGTAGAAACCGGTGACTCTTCCCTGGCGTTGAAGCTTGAGGAAAAAGGTTACGACTGGTTGATCAACTAAGGACAGGGCAATGAATTTACTTTCGACTTACGAAAAATTCAGTCAGGCACATCCGGCGAAAGGCGCACAAGCTTCCTTCCGTCAGGCGGGCTATGACTATGCCTTGAAAAAGGGTCTTCCAACCCGCAAGGATGAAGAGTGGCATTATACCAGCGTTAAAGTTTTGGCTGAAAACAGTTTCCAGCCAAGTGCTTTGAATGCAGTAAATCCAAGTCACGACACAATGGTGGCTATTCAAAAAGCCATGAATCCAGAGTTCACCAATCTGGTTTTCTTTAATGGAGTATTCAATAAAACTTTGTCGTCAGATTTGCCGGCGGGTTTGAATATTCGTGAGCAGTCTGAATACTCAGAACAATTTGATGATACTTTCGATGCACTTAATGGTGCATATGCTGAAACGCCGTACTTCGTGCATTTGAATAAAGACACTTCTGTGGATAAACCTGTGAACTTCGTCTTTTTCACATCCAATGAATCAGGCGCAGCCGTGATGACCAGTCCCCGCATTCGTTTGGAAGTGGGCGCAAGATCTTCTATGCGAGTTCTTGAAAGTCACTGTGGTATGAGTGGTGCTTCTTACTTTGCAAATTCAGTATTTGATTTGCAGGTGGGCGACAGTGCCAACGTGATTTACGTGCGTGTTCAGGCGGACAGCTTGAATGCCGTGAACATTGGTCGCACGCGCATCAGTCTGGGTAAGCATGCGAACTTGGAAAGCCTGGCTTTTTCTACCGGTGCGCAATTGTCGCGTCATAACTATGACTTGGTTCTTAAGGAAAAAGGCTCCACGTCTCAGGTTCTGGGAATCTATGCAGTTCAAGGGACTCAGCACGTGGATAACACCACGACGATTGATCACGCTGTCGGGGAGTGTGCGACTCACCAGTTGTACAAAGGTATCTTGGATGGTGCCGGTCGTTCTGCATTCTGCGGTAAGATTCTGATTCGTAAAGATGCCCAGAAGGCCGATTCCTCGCAATTGAACAACAATCTTCTTCTAAGCAACAAAGCTGAAGCTGATAGCAAGCCTTCGATTGAAGTGCATGCCGATGATGTTAAAGCGGGTCACGGTTCGACCGTGGGCCAGTTGAATAAGGAAGAGCTTTTCTATTTGCTATCGCGTGCGATTCCAAAAGATAAAGCG from Bdellovibrio sp. GT3 includes:
- the sufC gene encoding Fe-S cluster assembly ATPase SufC; translation: MLEIKNLHARVEEKEILKGLNLTVKAGEVHAIMGPNGSGKSTLSKVLAGHPAYEVTGGEVKYEINFMMQNLLELAPDERAKEGIFLAFQYPIEVPGVSNFTFLHTAFNSVLQHQGSEPMPEGEFREFLVQKLKLVSMKPEYLDRPVNTGFSGGEKKKNEILQMAVLSPRLALLDETDSGLDIDALRVVSDGVNKLRRKDNAIILVTHYQRLLDYIKPDYVHVLLGGKIVETGDSSLALKLEEKGYDWLIN
- the sufD gene encoding Fe-S cluster assembly protein SufD, producing the protein MNLLSTYEKFSQAHPAKGAQASFRQAGYDYALKKGLPTRKDEEWHYTSVKVLAENSFQPSALNAVNPSHDTMVAIQKAMNPEFTNLVFFNGVFNKTLSSDLPAGLNIREQSEYSEQFDDTFDALNGAYAETPYFVHLNKDTSVDKPVNFVFFTSNESGAAVMTSPRIRLEVGARSSMRVLESHCGMSGASYFANSVFDLQVGDSANVIYVRVQADSLNAVNIGRTRISLGKHANLESLAFSTGAQLSRHNYDLVLKEKGSTSQVLGIYAVQGTQHVDNTTTIDHAVGECATHQLYKGILDGAGRSAFCGKILIRKDAQKADSSQLNNNLLLSNKAEADSKPSIEVHADDVKAGHGSTVGQLNKEELFYLLSRAIPKDKAIAMLSYGYLSEVLYKVSDERIQKWLTKHLDEAFARLHLN